The following are from one region of the Sorghum bicolor cultivar BTx623 chromosome 2, Sorghum_bicolor_NCBIv3, whole genome shotgun sequence genome:
- the LOC8059905 gene encoding uncharacterized protein LOC8059905 produces the protein MIGSSSRAPPLARNQLSPKSANPHSPPKPSGCSMAPPPPELNPDAVSEILLRLPPEDPASLVRASAVCKPWLRTLTDPAFLRRYRAFHGTPRVLGFLHSRSIERFVPTTGFRPHAAAAAILRTCDAVFDCRHGRALLYDCGSMEFVVCDPVTGRERRMFDAVPDRYNYAVLCAAGAGCDHCNCRGPFLLACAGVHFSHCDVFFARFYSSDTGTWSLETKLYMEDSQYQYYGYRLKNQPAVLVGGALYYVCNFSILLRYDILGGQDLSVIKLPKANHFESVIVIPAEDSELGLASLYRNRNSLCLWSRETEVGRDASWVQQRVIDLNKLLPATNLKRPACFSGFAEGANVIFVSTYHGDVFCIDLNSMGVRKVCEMGYGYRIFPYVCFYTPAACARGALPSHVETQ, from the exons ATGATTGGATCGTCCAGTCGTGCTCCTCCCCTCGCTCGGAATCAGCTTTCCCCGAAATCGGCAAATCCCCATTCCCCACCCAAACCCTCGGGTTgttccatggcgccgccgccgccggagctgAACCCCGACGCCGTCTCCGAGATCCTCCTCCGCCTGCCGCCGGAAGACCCCGCGAGCCTCGTCCGCGCCTCCGCCGTCTGCAAGCCTTGGCTCCGGACCCTCACCGACCCCGCCTTCCTCCGCCGCTACCGCGCCTTCCACGGGACGCCCCGCGTGCTCGGCTTCCTACACAGCCGCAGCATCGAGCGCTTCGTCCCCACCACGGGGTTCCGCCCgcacgccgctgccgccgccattCTTCGCACCTGCGACGCCGTTTTCGACTGCCGCCACGGCCGCGCCCTCCTCTACGACTGCGGCTCCATGGAGTTCGTCGTCTGCGACCCCGTCACCGGCCGCGAACGCCGGATGTTCGACGCGGTGCCTGACCGGTACAACTACGCTGTGCTCTGTGCCGCGGGCGCCGGCTGCGATCACTGCAACTGCCGGGGGCCGTTCCTACTGGCCTGCGCGGGCGTGCACTTCTCCCACTGTGACGTTTTCTTCGCCCGCTTCTACTCGTCTGATACCGGCACTTGGAGCTTAGAGACCAAGCTATACATGGAGGACTCCCAATACCAGTACTACGGATACAGATTGAAAAACCAGCCGGCCGTGCTCGTGGGGGGCGCGCTCTACTATGTCTGCAACTTCAGCATCTTGCTCCGTTACGACATCCTGGGCGGGCAGGATTTGTCAGTGATCAAGCTTCCCAAGGCGAATCATTTTGAAAGTGTCATTGTCATACCAGCAGAGGACAGCGAGTTGGGATTGGCTAGCCTGTATCGTAATCGTAACAGCCTCTGCCTGTGGTCGAGGGAGACTGAGGTGGGCAGAGACGCTAGCTGGGTGCAGCAAAGGGTTATTGATCTCAACAAGTTGCTCCCAGCTACCAATCTCAAGCGGCCAGCATGTTTCAGTGGATTTGCCGAGGGTGCCAATGTTATCTTTGTGAGCACTTATCATGGTGATGTCTTCTGCATCGACCTAAACTCTATGGGGGTGAGGAAGGTGTGTGAGATGGGCTATGGCTACCGTATCTTTCCCTACGTGTGCTTCTACACTCCAGCTG CTTGTGCTAGAGGCGCACTGCCATCACATGTGGAGACTCAGTGA
- the LOC110432376 gene encoding uncharacterized protein LOC110432376: MHCFAYGCCYSSETGETSAQTDLYLEHEHNQCFLDGRPPVLVGGALYLVEDSGIGKLLRYDLLGGRGLSVMKLPPANLLGTSTVVMTASNGGLGLATFYRGMLFLWSTETGPNGDAKWAHINIIQLEKLLPVGIRMSLACLSGFAEDANVIFLSTDDNGIFTIELKSLLTRKVCDMGNVNRVFPYVSFYTPAGTATRVSPIFVWITAICDYSVRHI; encoded by the coding sequence ATGCACTGCTTTGCCTATGGCTGCTGCTACTCCTCTGAGACCGGCGAGACGAGCGCACAGACTGACCTGTACCTGGAGCACGAGCACAACCAGTGCTTCCTTGATGGCCGTCCCCCAGTGCTCGTGGGGGGTGCGCTCTACTTAGTCGAGGACTCTGGCATTGGCAAGCTGCTGCGGTACGATCTTCTGGGTGGGCGTGGCCTGTCGGTGATGAAGCTACCTCCTGCCAACCTTCTCGGTACGAGTACCGTTGTCATGACAGCAAGCAATGGTGGGCTGGGATTAGCCACCTTTTATCGTGGCATGCTATTCCTGTGGTCGACTGAGACGGGTCCTAACGGAGATGCCAAATGGGCGCACATCAATATCATCCAACTTGAGAAGCTGCTCCCGGTTGGCATTCGTATGAGCTTAGCATGTTTGAGTGGATTTGCTGAAGACGCCAATGTCATTTTCTTGAGCACAGATGACAATGGAATCTTCACTATTGAGCTCAAGTCATTGCTGACCAGGAAGGTGTGTGACATGGGCAATGTCAACCGTGTCTTTCCCTACGTGAGCTTCTACACTCCAGCTGGTACGGCCACTCGTGTATCTCCCATCTTTGTTTGGATCACTGCAATCTGTGACTATTCAGTCAGGCATATATAG
- the LOC8084303 gene encoding uncharacterized protein LOC8084303 — MASPPPPELIPDAVAEILLRLTPEDPAGLVRASAVCKPWLRTLTDPAFLRRYRAFHGTSRVLGFLHNPIDRRRERFVPTTALRPHAAAHRTCVVIDCRHGRALLYDYGSGEFVVWDPVTGRERRIPDEAPDVCTHHSVLCAAGPGCDHSTCGGGPLLLPTGQCGRALRRYL, encoded by the coding sequence atggcATCACCACCGCCGCCGGAGCTGATTCCGGACGCCGTCGCCGAGATCCTGCTCCGCCTAACGCCGGAAGACCCCGCGGGCCTCGTCCGCGCCTCCGCCGTCTGCAAGCCCTGGCTCCGGACCCTCACCGACCCCGCCTTCCTCCGCCGCTACCGCGCCTTCCACGGGACGTCCCGCGTGCTCGGCTTCCTCCACAACCCGATCGACCGCAGACGCGAGCGTTTCGTCCCCACCACGGCGCTCCGCCCGCACGCCGCCGCCCACCGCACCTGCGTCGTGATCGACTGCCGCCACGGCCGCGCCCTCCTCTACGACTACGGCTCCGGTGAGTTCGTCGTCTGGGACCCCGTCACCGGCCGCGAGCGCAGGATTCCCGACGAGGCGCCCGACGTCTGCACCCACCACTCGGTGCTCTGCGCCGCGGGCCCCGGCTGCGACCACAGCACCTGCGGCGGGGGGCCGCTCCTACTTCCTACTGGCCAGTGTGGGCGTGCACTGCGGCGCTATCTATGA
- the LOC8059907 gene encoding uncharacterized protein LOC8059907 — protein MRDETQEERHPIPIPIPMAPPPPPPELIDDAIAEILLRLPPDDPACFVRASLVCKLWRRILSNPTFPDRYREFHRTPPLLGFLGSNYSYCRASKVSRFDPITTRIPFLEPEFDCRALDCRHGRVLFDMVGGTKGSLAVGDPITGDHKLLADPDPDPISFYRSGVVLCAVDGCNHRGCHGGPFVVVFVSTPSNNDGTKGTRAWVYSSETAAWSSPASLQLPKGSSVYKKRGAHVGDQIYFLLTDTRILKYDLGKHCLTTICLPAMYTNCHRGSLITMDDGSSLGFVVIEDSTLHLWARKVNLDGSMAWVQDRVVLLNNLVPIIPTAHTHGLVNVIGFAEGVDILLLGEDASGYMFDLKSGQFKKLSNPEYHYYDVFPYLSFFIPDFGSRKSPLPVETKQ, from the exons ATGAGAGATGAGACACAGGAGGAACGGCATCCCATTCCCATTCCCAttcccatggcgccgccgccgccgccgcccgagcTGATCGACGACGCCATCGCAGAGATCCTCCTCCGTCTCCCTCCCGACGACCCCGCGTGCTTCGTACGCGCCTCCCTCGTCTGCAAGCTCTGGCGCCGTATCCTTTCCAACCCCACGTTCCCCGACCGCTACCGCGAGTTCCATCGAACACCTCCCCTCCTCGGCTTCCTAGGTAGTAACTATAGCTACTGCCGCGCCAGCAAAGTCAGCCGCTTCGATCCCATCACGACTCGCATCCCCTTCCTCGAGCCAGAGTTCGATTGCCGGGCTCTGGACTGCCGCCATGGCCGTGTCCTCTTCGATATGGTAGGGGGCACCAAGGGAAGTCTCGCTGTGGGGGACCCCATCACCGGCGACCACAAGTTGCTCGCAGATCCGGACCCGGACCCCATCTCATTCTACCGCTCTGGCGTGGTTCTTTGTGCGGTGGACGGCTGCAACCACCGTGGCTGCCACGGCGGCCCTTTCGTTGTGGTGTTTGTGAGCACCCCATCAAACAACGACGGCACCAAAGGTACAAGGGCATGGGTGTACTCGTCGGAGACTGCTGCATGGAGCTCACCGGCCTCTTTGCAGCTACCTAAAGGTTCCTCCGTCTACAAAAAACGTGGGGCCCATGTTGGAGACCAAATCTACTTCTTGCTCACAGATACCAGAATTCTCAAGTATGATCTGGGAAAGCATTGCTTGACTACGATTTGCTTGCCAGCCATGTACACCAATTGCCATCGTGGTAGCCTCATCACAATGGACGACGGTTCATCGCTGGGTTTTGTTGTTATTGAGGATTCAACCCTCCACTTGTGGGCGAGAAAGGTGAATCTGGATGGATCTATGGCATGGGTACAAGATAGAGTCGTCTTGCTTAACAATCTAGTTCCTATTATTCCGACTGCACACACCCATGGGCTCGTTAATGTTATTGGATTCGCTGAGGGCGTGGATATTCTCTTACTAGGCGAAGATGCTAGTGGCTACATGTTTGATCTGAAATCAGGGCAGTTCAAGAAACTAAGCAACCCTGAGTACCACTACTATGATGTCTTCCCCTACTTGAGCTTTTTCATTCCAG ATTTTGGTAGCCGCAAATCGCCACTGCCAGTGGAGACAAAACAATAG